The Rhodopseudomonas palustris genome window below encodes:
- a CDS encoding ABC transporter ATP-binding protein, whose protein sequence is MSNLVEVRDLNIRFTGERTVHAVNNLSLTLGEGEVLGLLGESGSGKSVTLRALMRLLPKKRTQISGKVEVLGRDVLALDDDALSNFRGQTVSMIFQEPALALDPVYTIGHQIAETVMRHEGKSRKDATARALEMLEVVRIPSAKRRLDAYPHEMSGGMRQRAMIALALACRPKILLADEPTTALDATVQIQILLLLRELQREFGMSVIFVTHDIGVAIEICDRVAVMYAGQIIEQGTLGEIVRTPQHPYAQGLLASTVHGAKRGARLETIPGAPPSLDRAPTACSFAPRCAHTQPRCTEGLPPDVQVGPGRTARCILAEAAPATV, encoded by the coding sequence ATGAGCAATCTGGTCGAGGTCCGCGATCTCAACATCCGTTTCACCGGCGAGCGCACGGTGCACGCGGTCAACAATCTCAGCCTCACCCTCGGCGAGGGCGAAGTGCTGGGGCTGCTCGGCGAATCCGGCTCGGGCAAGAGCGTGACGCTGCGCGCGCTGATGCGTCTGCTGCCGAAGAAGCGCACGCAGATCTCCGGCAAGGTCGAAGTGCTGGGCCGCGACGTGCTGGCGCTCGACGACGACGCGCTGTCGAATTTTCGCGGCCAGACGGTGTCGATGATCTTCCAGGAGCCGGCGCTGGCGCTCGATCCGGTCTACACCATCGGCCACCAGATCGCCGAGACGGTGATGCGCCACGAAGGCAAGAGCCGGAAGGACGCGACCGCGCGGGCGCTGGAGATGCTCGAAGTCGTGCGCATTCCGTCGGCGAAGCGGCGGCTCGACGCCTATCCGCACGAGATGAGCGGCGGCATGCGGCAGCGCGCGATGATCGCGCTGGCGCTCGCCTGCCGGCCGAAGATCCTCCTGGCAGATGAGCCGACCACCGCGCTCGACGCCACCGTGCAGATCCAGATCCTGCTGCTGCTACGCGAATTGCAGCGCGAGTTCGGTATGTCGGTGATCTTCGTGACGCATGATATCGGCGTGGCGATCGAGATCTGCGACCGCGTCGCGGTGATGTATGCGGGGCAGATCATCGAGCAGGGCACGCTCGGCGAAATCGTGCGCACGCCGCAGCATCCCTATGCGCAGGGCCTGCTCGCCTCCACCGTGCACGGCGCCAAGCGCGGCGCGCGGCTGGAGACGATCCCCGGCGCGCCGCCGTCGCTCGACCGGGCGCCGACGGCCTGCTCGTTCGCGCCGCGCTGCGCCCACACCCAGCCGCGCTGCACCGAAGGTCTGCCGCCGGATGTGCAGGTGGGACCGGGCCGGACGGCGCGCTGCATTCTGGCCGAAGCGGCGCCGGCGACCGTCTAG
- a CDS encoding 2-dehydropantoate 2-reductase, which produces MKVAVMGAGAVGCYFGALLAQAGHDVTLIGRPDHVAAIDAHGLRLETRDGESFIALKAATDPAAIDPPDLVLFCVKSADTETAGLALAPKLQPDTSILSLQNGVDNAQRLSAAIGHPVIATVVYVGTEMAGPGHVRHHGRGELLIGASAQSGVLAATLTEAKIPTTVAADIDQALWSKLMMNSAFNALSAVADMAYGRMFEVAGARDVVTSVIAECAAVARAGGVSIPDDMLEKALALPASMPNQKSSTAQDLARGKPSEIDFLNGYVVRRGAALGIPTPTNQALTVMVKLIEHSRGIGAPNS; this is translated from the coding sequence ATGAAGGTTGCGGTGATGGGCGCCGGCGCGGTCGGCTGCTATTTCGGCGCGCTGCTGGCGCAGGCGGGCCACGACGTCACGCTGATCGGCCGCCCCGACCACGTCGCCGCCATCGACGCCCACGGGCTGCGGCTCGAGACACGCGACGGCGAGAGCTTCATTGCGCTGAAGGCCGCGACCGACCCGGCCGCGATCGATCCGCCCGACCTGGTGCTGTTCTGCGTCAAGTCGGCCGACACCGAGACCGCGGGGCTGGCGCTGGCGCCGAAGCTGCAGCCCGACACCTCGATCCTCAGCCTGCAGAACGGCGTCGACAATGCGCAGCGATTGTCCGCTGCGATCGGTCATCCGGTGATCGCAACGGTGGTCTATGTCGGCACCGAGATGGCCGGCCCCGGCCATGTCCGGCATCACGGCCGCGGCGAATTGCTGATCGGCGCCTCGGCGCAGAGCGGCGTTCTCGCCGCGACGCTGACGGAGGCGAAGATCCCGACCACGGTAGCGGCCGATATCGATCAGGCGCTGTGGTCGAAGCTGATGATGAACAGCGCCTTCAACGCGCTGTCGGCGGTCGCCGACATGGCCTATGGCCGGATGTTCGAGGTCGCGGGCGCCCGCGATGTGGTGACCAGCGTGATCGCCGAATGCGCCGCGGTGGCGCGCGCCGGCGGCGTGTCGATTCCCGACGACATGCTGGAGAAGGCGCTGGCGCTGCCGGCGTCGATGCCGAACCAGAAATCATCGACCGCGCAGGATCTCGCCCGCGGCAAGCCGAGCGAGATCGACTTCCTCAACGGCTATGTGGTGCGCCGCGGCGCCGCGCTCGGCATCCCGACCCCGACCAATCAGGCCCTGACGGTGATGGTCAAGCTGATCGAGCACAGCCGCGGCATCGGCGCGCCGAATTCCTGA
- a CDS encoding GMP reductase, which produces MHIDLNPKLDFRDVLIRPKRSVLSSRFEANISRSFRFRHSSQAWTGFPLIASNMDTVGTIEMAEAFRPFGALVALHKFYEPERLARYLERHENPNVFLTVGTGAADWERLAAVKKQTRVPMLNIDVANGYTENFVRAVSKLREENPDAIIMAGTVVTAEMTEALVIAGADIVRVGIGSGSVCTTRDLTGVGYPQLSAVIECADAAHGLKGHVCSDGGCTVPGDIAKAYGGGADFVMLGGMLAGHAECGGELQYVEEGGRQVPKSMLFYGMSSETAMNKYHGGVADYRAAEGKTVAVPYRGEVRATVETIAGGLRSAMTYMGAENLKEVPKRTTFILVNAQRNTVFDR; this is translated from the coding sequence GTGCATATCGACCTCAATCCGAAGCTCGACTTTCGCGACGTTCTGATCCGGCCGAAACGCTCGGTGCTGTCGTCGCGGTTCGAAGCCAATATCAGCCGCAGCTTCCGGTTTCGTCATTCCAGCCAGGCGTGGACCGGGTTTCCGCTGATCGCCTCCAACATGGACACGGTCGGCACCATCGAGATGGCCGAGGCGTTCCGGCCGTTCGGCGCGCTGGTCGCGCTGCATAAATTCTACGAGCCGGAGCGGCTGGCGCGCTATCTCGAGCGCCACGAGAATCCCAACGTGTTCCTCACCGTCGGCACCGGCGCCGCCGACTGGGAGCGGCTCGCCGCGGTGAAGAAGCAGACCCGGGTGCCGATGCTGAATATCGACGTCGCCAACGGCTACACCGAGAATTTCGTCCGTGCGGTGTCGAAGCTGCGCGAGGAGAATCCCGACGCGATCATCATGGCCGGCACGGTGGTGACGGCGGAGATGACCGAGGCGCTGGTGATCGCCGGCGCCGACATCGTCCGCGTCGGCATCGGCTCGGGCTCGGTGTGTACCACGCGCGATCTCACCGGCGTCGGCTATCCGCAGCTCTCGGCCGTGATCGAATGCGCCGACGCCGCGCACGGCCTCAAGGGCCACGTCTGCTCCGACGGCGGCTGCACCGTGCCGGGCGACATCGCCAAGGCCTATGGCGGCGGCGCCGATTTCGTCATGCTCGGCGGCATGCTCGCCGGCCACGCCGAATGCGGCGGCGAGCTGCAATATGTCGAGGAGGGTGGCCGGCAGGTGCCGAAGAGCATGCTGTTTTACGGCATGTCGTCCGAGACCGCGATGAACAAGTATCACGGCGGCGTCGCCGATTATCGCGCGGCGGAAGGCAAGACCGTCGCGGTGCCGTATCGCGGCGAGGTGCGGGCGACGGTCGAGACCATCGCCGGCGGGCTGCGCTCGGCGATGACCTATATGGGCGCGGAGAATCTGAAGGAGGTGCCGAAGCGGACCACCTTCATTTTGGTCAACGCCCAGCGCAACACCGTGTTCGATCGCTGA
- a CDS encoding acyl-CoA dehydrogenase family protein: MDFALTDQQQAIRDAVAKICADFDDAYWLRKDREGGFPHDFHKALADAGWLGICVPEQYGGSGLGITEAAIMMRAISESGAGMSGASAVHINVFGLNPVVVFGTEEQRRRMLPPMVEGREKACFAVTEPNTGLNTTQLKTRAVRQGDRYVVNGQKVWISTAQVAHKILLLARTTPLEEVTSPTHGLSLFYTDLDRSKVEIHEIEKMGRKIVDSNELFFADYEIPVEDRIGEEGSGFQYILEGMNPERILIAAEAVGLGRLALSRATDYARSRIVFNRPIGQNQGIQHPLAKNWVELEAAWLMVMSAAWQYDNGMPCGAAANAAKYLAGEAGFSACEQAVMTHGGFGYAKEYHVERYLREVLIPRIAPVSPQLALSFIAEKVLGLAKSY, from the coding sequence ATGGACTTCGCCCTCACCGATCAGCAGCAAGCCATCCGCGATGCGGTGGCGAAAATCTGCGCCGACTTCGACGACGCCTATTGGCTGAGGAAGGACCGCGAGGGCGGCTTCCCGCACGATTTCCACAAGGCGCTGGCCGACGCCGGCTGGCTCGGCATCTGCGTGCCCGAGCAATATGGCGGCTCCGGCCTCGGCATCACCGAAGCCGCGATCATGATGCGGGCGATCTCCGAATCCGGCGCCGGCATGTCGGGCGCCTCGGCGGTGCATATCAACGTGTTCGGACTCAATCCCGTGGTGGTGTTCGGCACCGAAGAGCAGCGCCGGCGGATGCTGCCGCCGATGGTCGAGGGCCGCGAGAAGGCGTGCTTCGCGGTCACCGAGCCGAACACCGGGCTCAACACCACCCAGCTCAAGACCCGCGCGGTGCGCCAGGGCGATCGCTACGTCGTCAACGGCCAGAAGGTCTGGATCTCCACCGCGCAGGTCGCGCACAAAATCCTGCTACTCGCGCGCACCACGCCGCTGGAAGAAGTGACCTCGCCGACCCATGGGCTCAGCCTGTTCTACACCGATCTCGATCGCAGCAAGGTCGAGATCCACGAGATCGAGAAGATGGGCCGCAAGATCGTCGACTCCAACGAATTGTTCTTCGCCGACTACGAGATCCCGGTCGAGGACCGGATCGGCGAGGAAGGAAGCGGCTTCCAGTACATTCTCGAAGGCATGAACCCGGAGCGCATCCTGATCGCGGCCGAGGCGGTCGGACTCGGCAGGCTGGCGCTGTCGCGCGCGACGGACTACGCCAGGTCGCGGATCGTGTTCAATCGCCCGATCGGCCAGAATCAGGGAATCCAGCATCCGCTGGCGAAGAACTGGGTCGAGCTGGAAGCCGCATGGCTGATGGTGATGTCGGCGGCGTGGCAATACGACAACGGGATGCCGTGCGGCGCCGCCGCCAATGCGGCGAAATATCTCGCCGGCGAGGCGGGGTTTTCGGCCTGCGAACAGGCGGTGATGACCCATGGCGGCTTCGGCTACGCCAAGGAATATCACGTCGAGCGTTACTTGCGCGAAGTGCTGATCCCGCGGATCGCGCCGGTCAGCCCGCAGCTCGCGCTGAGCTTCATCGCCGAGAAGGTGCTCGGCCTGGCGAAGTCGTACTGA
- a CDS encoding DUF2130 domain-containing protein: protein MTELTITCPNCATSVPLTESLAAPLLKDTRSKYERLIAQKDKDIAGREAAIEAQRADLDKAKAAVGQQVAERVAAERTLIAAEEAAKAKRLAADDLDAKVRQLAELTEAMQQKDAKLAEAQRAQAAFLQKQRLLEDEKRELDLTIEKRVQASLESVRSKAKQDAEEGLRLKVAEKEETIATMQRQIDKLKSEQGSQQLQGEVMELELEASLRARFPQDSIEPVPKGEFGGDVLHRVVNAANQPCGTILWESKRTKNWTDGWLTKLRDDQRKAKAELALIVSNALPKGVHSFDHIDGVWVAEARCAIPVAIALRQSLIELAAARQAGEGQQTKTELVYHYLTGPRFRQRVEAIVEKFTEMQSDLDKERRSMMRMWAKREAQIRGVLEATAGMYGDLQGIAGKALGEIDGMALPMLEDFSDDEADQAA, encoded by the coding sequence ATGACCGAACTGACCATCACTTGCCCGAATTGCGCTACCTCCGTCCCGCTGACGGAATCGCTGGCGGCGCCTTTGCTCAAGGACACCCGGAGCAAATACGAGCGGCTGATCGCGCAGAAGGACAAGGACATCGCCGGCCGCGAGGCCGCGATCGAGGCGCAGCGCGCCGATCTCGACAAGGCGAAGGCCGCGGTCGGCCAGCAGGTCGCCGAGCGGGTCGCGGCCGAGCGCACCCTGATCGCCGCCGAGGAAGCCGCCAAGGCCAAGCGGCTCGCGGCCGACGACCTCGACGCCAAAGTGCGGCAACTCGCCGAGCTGACCGAGGCGATGCAGCAGAAGGACGCCAAGCTCGCCGAAGCACAGCGGGCGCAGGCGGCGTTCCTGCAGAAGCAACGCCTGCTCGAGGACGAGAAGCGCGAGCTCGACCTCACCATCGAAAAGCGCGTGCAGGCGTCGCTGGAGAGCGTGCGCAGCAAGGCCAAACAGGACGCCGAAGAGGGGCTGCGGCTCAAGGTCGCCGAGAAGGAAGAAACCATCGCGACGATGCAGCGGCAGATCGACAAGCTGAAATCCGAGCAGGGCTCGCAGCAATTGCAGGGCGAGGTGATGGAGCTCGAGCTCGAAGCCTCGCTGCGCGCGCGCTTCCCGCAGGATTCGATCGAGCCGGTGCCGAAGGGCGAGTTCGGCGGCGACGTGCTGCACCGCGTGGTCAACGCCGCCAATCAGCCCTGCGGAACTATTCTCTGGGAATCCAAGCGCACCAAGAACTGGACCGACGGCTGGCTGACCAAGCTGCGCGACGACCAGCGCAAGGCCAAGGCCGAGCTGGCGCTGATCGTCTCCAACGCGCTGCCGAAGGGCGTCCACAGCTTCGATCACATCGACGGCGTCTGGGTCGCCGAGGCGCGCTGCGCGATTCCGGTCGCGATCGCGCTGCGACAGTCGCTGATCGAGCTCGCCGCCGCGCGCCAGGCCGGCGAAGGCCAGCAGACCAAGACCGAGCTGGTGTATCACTATCTCACCGGGCCGCGGTTCCGGCAGCGGGTCGAGGCGATCGTCGAGAAATTCACCGAGATGCAGTCAGATCTCGACAAGGAACGCCGCTCGATGATGCGGATGTGGGCCAAGCGCGAGGCGCAGATCCGCGGCGTGCTGGAAGCGACCGCCGGGATGTATGGCGACCTGCAGGGCATCGCCGGCAAGGCGCTGGGCGAGATCGACGGCATGGCGCTGCCGATGCTCGAGGATTTCAGCGACGACGAGGCCGATCAGGCGGCGTGA
- a CDS encoding AraC family transcriptional regulator: MPHALLDLVRRYADVHADRLGVASTPIPGLTAIRASAPSPLQVAVNRPLVAILLQGKKRVTMGEKTLDFGPGESLLISADVPTVSQITQASLAKPYYSLVLELDLAVLRDLSIEIVGASAEDVGPMRIAQTDEDVADAALRLMRLLERPVALPVLRDQLLREMHYWLLSGRHGVAIQGLGITDSHAQRIARAVAEIRRKFAKPLRIEELAEVAGMSPSSFHQHFRAITTLSPLQFQKQLRLIEARRMMLAEGAGINSAAWAVGYESVSQFTREYGRLFGTPPARDIRMAQLCA; this comes from the coding sequence ATGCCCCACGCTCTCCTCGATCTTGTCCGGCGCTATGCCGATGTCCATGCCGACCGTCTGGGCGTGGCCTCGACGCCCATACCGGGCCTTACAGCCATCCGCGCGAGCGCACCGAGCCCCTTGCAGGTCGCGGTCAACCGGCCTCTGGTAGCGATCCTGTTGCAGGGCAAGAAGCGCGTCACGATGGGGGAAAAGACCCTGGATTTCGGTCCGGGTGAATCGCTTCTGATTTCGGCGGATGTGCCGACGGTTAGCCAGATTACCCAGGCGAGCCTTGCTAAACCTTATTATTCGCTGGTCCTCGAGCTCGACCTCGCTGTTCTGCGCGACCTGTCTATCGAGATTGTCGGAGCCTCCGCCGAAGATGTCGGCCCGATGCGGATCGCCCAGACGGACGAGGATGTGGCCGATGCCGCGCTGCGCTTGATGCGGCTGCTGGAACGTCCGGTGGCGCTACCGGTCCTGCGCGACCAGTTGCTGCGCGAGATGCACTACTGGCTGCTGAGCGGTCGTCATGGCGTGGCGATCCAAGGCCTCGGGATCACCGACAGCCATGCCCAGCGCATCGCACGCGCGGTCGCGGAAATTCGGCGGAAATTCGCCAAGCCCCTTCGCATCGAGGAACTGGCCGAGGTCGCAGGCATGAGCCCATCATCTTTCCACCAGCATTTCCGCGCGATTACCACGCTGTCGCCGCTGCAATTCCAGAAGCAGCTACGCCTGATCGAGGCGCGGCGGATGATGCTGGCCGAAGGTGCAGGTATCAACTCCGCGGCCTGGGCAGTCGGGTATGAAAGTGTGTCGCAGTTCACCCGCGAATACGGCCGACTTTTTGGAACACCGCCGGCGAGGGATATACGAATGGCGCAGCTTTGTGCGTAA